A single Anopheles arabiensis isolate DONGOLA chromosome 2, AaraD3, whole genome shotgun sequence DNA region contains:
- the LOC120895234 gene encoding uncharacterized protein LOC120895234 isoform X2: MRPILQLGLVVVVVVAAAATVTRAEEQPNPVTEAEVTSNSNGPTEEPEEEVQDAPSTVNGSSEGGIVAIHVDAVGGKEQLRPTLRGLSYLATSFLPRDYKFMEIVSATREVVAGVRYELLASAEDETTGQRHLCQLVILEKPWITNEYGEKYRTLEYTNCTLPSTHPAMAETATRLNEAFDANLRQNEELTPQRIEELEQQIVVEKGDVSTTPETQDAPVTGSSSSLPDAATTTEGEEGLSEAAKSAIDELFSFASAGSLQSARSNQGAAAGTEVVEEPMVRKVVAKERSEPEPVTTEPTTTSSTTIAPLDQQVQSTFDEVFKAHQEIQKALDDIIANGGGRDVQLKYRPVLDSLLQRVKASIDTYYRTTNGGDANVDTAAFVVRDNTNVAPNGGRPPARIVPPSASRSEDQSSQESDEGQQQQRQQLPDVNLQPPRANAPTAAATYGADSDEDENDQQIVTKEQLAQELNNEEGLQRVKKHTEGKPEEDTVVDSTTVSDADTAAIGDTTVPAVKNSTPEATTLVVVPSSTSTAANRVATSSSSSSKESDESKKPKRNKTKKTASDSSDDTDEEENDTKDVKLSKEQLARQLNADEGGQRRNKRDFSGGFADGSFGGFSGGSFGGGSYSDGGHYVGGGGYLGGGSYHGGYYIGGYNPYRRKYYRPSPYYYGGYRGKRDVAAVDDFPAELNEQGEEVVKQGELNEHSGNLKPPKIERVTMAFGDSNEEEEDVVLTKEQLAQQLNADDGAFRRDKRGYSSSFDHSSSQQHHGHGYYGGYNVRPSYYNQPPPPPAAYYSYYRGKRNTNAPDSNLVNLDDPVQEASMRAIATEAIQRLDQMDSDPYQRMLLEVLDARRVAQRSDKSRTTYVLSVLTANSRCAEVEEEQESKVTERPCRERLMPDTTKQCTLEVHVLKANADDSQQVQLTKSKCQKQVNNLGGRLVGGATPVDVKEPTHIERVRLGLAGYESGKHSNFEILFGTVQVVAGTIHRYKIALKDDDQKVYSTCDVKVFTPLPSAANGSKPDYDFDCQDEEEAAAAGAHRARRDVVAAPPKKLNKVPKAGAAQELTPEEYAKEEHQTRIRTGLQQQSALVDGSGNERKVKVVGATVQLVAGKSYTYRLSFPDDELKRVCKLTVWEKPWLKEKAPQEAFKASFECPDGAKRTKRATVGVDCLGCASPLAANEYGNSEHQERIDKILSFHGLTRGNSLKVINATSQVVAGMKYVYFIQHNNAVCKLTSWERVWLAQSHPEDAYKYTYDCEKEAGPAKVRTRRSIVPGGSRSLSQDELAAAEHLERVDKILVSSGGSKESSNARIVSGTVQIVSGKLYKYAVEFDVDGSSKLCKLSSWERPWLEKKDPTEAYKYTVSCPSEKAAARQRRHAKKAGSSNELTAEELKDKSHVERIRAGMVSYNSERSKAYNEFEILAGSTQQVAGSLYKYTFRVTSEPDIVCKISIWERVWLESQDQRKYNVKCTGDDDTEQQPDIKSPQQPDAPAPTPVTTAPAVKRRSVRSLKIDDDAHVRRMFDKFRHHHRRQYASSMEHEMRFNIFRNNLFKIEQLNKFERGTAKYGVTKFADMTVAEYRAHTGLVVPKHDRANHVGNRVASEEDVAGVGDLPRSFDWRDHGAVTEVKNQGSCGSCWAFSAVGNVEGLHQIKTKKLESYSEQELIDCDKVDNGCGGGYMDDAFKAIEQLGGLELENDYPYEAKAQKSCHFNRTLSHVQVKGAVDMPKNETYIAQYLIKNGPIAIGLNANAMQFYRGGISHPWHPLCNHKSIDHGVLIVGYGIKEYPMFNKTLPYWIIKNSWGPRWGEQGYYRIYRGDNSCGVSEMASSAILA, from the exons ATGCGTCCCATTCTGCAGCTagggctggtggtggtggtggtggtggcggcggctgcgACGGTGACCCGAGCCGAGGAGCAACCGAACCCCGTCACTGAAGCTGAAGTGACCTCGAACAGCAACGGCCCCACGGAGGAACCGGAGGAGGAAGTACAG GATGCTCCTTCAACGGTCAACGGAAGCAGCGAGGGAGGCATTGTGGCGATCCATGTCGATGCGGTCGGCGGCAAGGAACAGCTGCGCCCGACGCTGCGCGGTCTGTCCTACCTGGCGACCAGCTTCCTGCCACGCGACTACAAGTTCATGGAGATTGTGTCGGCAACGCGCGAAGTGGTGGCCGGCGtgcggtacgagctgctcgcCAGTGCCGAAGATGAAACCACCGGCCAGCGGCATCTCTGCCAGCTGGTGATCCTCGAAAAGCCCTGGATCACGAACGAGTACGGCGAGAAGTATCGCACACTGGAGTACACGAACTGCACCCTGCCGTCGACACATCCGGCAATGGCAGAGACGGCGACCCGGCTAAATGAGGCGTTCGATGCGAATCTGCGCCAGAACGAAGAGCTGACCCCGCAACGGATCGAAGAGCTCGAACAGCAAATTGTAGTGGAAAAGGGCGATGTGTCCACCACGCCGGAAACACAAGACGCGCCGGTAACGGGTAGCTCCAGTAGTCTGCCCGATGCGGCGACCACCACTGAGGGTGAGGAGGGGCTAAGTGAGGCGGCCAAAAGTGCGATTGATGAACTGTTCAGTTTCGCTAGTGCCGGTTCACTGCAAAGTGCTCGGTCGAATcagggagcagcagcaggtacTGAAGTGGTAGAGGAACCGATGGTACGAAAAGTGGTTGCCAAAGAACGCTCGGAACCGGAACCAGTCACGACGGAACCAACGACGACGAGCAGCACAACGATTGCACCGCTCGACCAGCAGGTACAATCGACGTTCGATGAGGTGTTTAAAGCGCACCAGGAAATTCAGAAAGCGCTCGACGACATCATTGCGAACGGTGGTGGCCGCGATGTGCAGCTCAAGTACCGCCCGGTGCTAGATTCGTTGCTGCAGAGGGTTAAGGCCAGCATCGACACCTACTACCGCACCACGAACGGTGGTGACGCGAACGTTGATACGGCCGCATTCGTAGTGCGCGACAACACGAATGTGGCGCCCAATGGGGGCAGACCGCCGGCACGTATCGTTCCGCCTTCAGCCTCCCGTAGCGAGGACCAATCCTCACAGGAAAGTGATGaaggtcagcagcagcagcgacagcaaTTGCCGGATGTGAATCTGCAGCCCCCGAGGGCTAATGCACCGACGGCAGCGGCGACGTACGGTGCTGATTCGGACGAGGATGAAAACGATCAACAGATCGTCACCAAAGAGCAACTCGCCCAGGAGCTTAACAACGAGGAAGGTCTGCAGCGTGTGAAGAAGCATACGGAAGGTAAGCCCGAAGAGGACACGGTTGTTGATAGTACGACGGTAAGCGATGCGGATACTGCTGCCATTGGAGATACTACCGTACCTGCGGTGAAGAACAGTACGCCAGAGGCTACGACTCTTGTCGTCGTACCGTCCAGTACTTCCACTGCGGCAAATAGGGTTGCAACGTCATCCTCTTCCTCGTCGAAGGAAAGTGACGAATCAAAAAAGcctaaaagaaataaaacgaagAAAACAGCAAGCGATTCATCGGATGATACCGACGAGGAGGAGAACGACACCAAGGACGTGAAACTATCGAAGGAGCAACTCGCGCGACAGCTAAACGCCGATGAGGGGGGACAGCGACGTAACAAGCGTGACTTTTCGGGCGGATTCGCCGACGGAAGCTTTGGTGGCTTTTCTGGTGGCAGCTTTGGCGGCGGTTCGTATAGCGACGGTGGCCACTATGTTGGAGGTGGTGGTTATCTCGGTGGTGGCTCCTACCATGGCGGCTATTACATTGGTGGGTACAATCCGTATCGCAGAAAATACTATCGCCCTTCGCCGTACTATTACGGTGGTTACAGAGGGAAGCGCGACGTTGCAGCGGTGGACGATTTTCCCGCCGAGTTGAACGAACAGGGCGAGGAggtagtaaagcagggtgaattGAACGAGCATTCGGGAAACCTGAAGCCACCGAAGATTGAGCGGGTAACGATGGCGTTCGGTGACTCGaacgaagaggaggaagacgTGGTACTGACGAAGGAACAACTTGCCCAGCAGCTGAACGCAGACGATGGAGCATTTCGGCGAGATAAGCGTGGCTATTCGTCGTCGTTTGATCATTCCTCAAGCCAGCAACACCATGGCCACGGTTATTATGGTGGATACAATGTGCGGCCGTCTTACTACAAccaaccaccgccaccaccggctGCCTATTACAGTTACTATCGTGGCAAGCGAAACACAAACGCACCCGACAGCAACCTCGTGAACCTAGACGATCCCGTCCAGGAGGCTTCGATGAGAGCGATCGCGACCGAAGCGATCCAGCGCCTGGACCAGATGGATTCGGATCCGTACCAGCGCATGCTGCTGGAAGTGCTCGACGCTCGCCGGGTAGCGCAACGATCGGACAAAAGTCGAACGACGTACGTGCTGAGTGTGCTGACGGCCAACTCGCGCTGTGCGGAAgtggaggaggagcaggagagCAAAGTTACGGAGCGGCCGTGCCGGGAGCGGCTGATGCCGGACACTACGAAACAGTGTACCCTTGAG GTACATGTATTGAAAGCGAATGCGGATGACTCCCAACAGGTACAGCTTACTAAATCTAAATGTCAAAAACAGGTTAACAATTTAGGTGGCAGACTCGTCGGTGGTGCAACGCCGGTGGACGTGAAGGAACCGACGCACATCGAGCGCGTGCGTCTGGGATTGGCTGGATACGAGAGTGGAAAGCATAG CAACTTCGAGATCCTGTTCGGCACGGTGCAGGTAGTGGCGGGCACCATACACCGCTACAAGATCGCGCTGAAGGATGACGACCAAAAGGTGTACAGTACGTGCGATGTGAAGGTGTTCACTCCGCTTCCGTCCGCCGCAAATGGCAGCAAGCCGGACTACGATTTCGACTGtcaggatgaggaggaggcagcagcagctggtgcCCATCGCGCACGACGTGATGTGGTGGCGGCACCGCCGAAAAAGCTCAACAAGGTACCGAAGGCCGGCGCTGCCCAGGAACTGACGCCCGAGGAGTACGCCAAGGAGGAACATCAAACGCGCATCCGCACCGgtctgcagcagcagtcggCACTGGTCGATGGCAGCGGCAACGAGCGGAAGGTGAAGGTTGTCGGCGCAACGGTGCAGCTGGTCGCCGGCAAATCGTACACCTACCGTCTGTCCTTCCCGGACGACGAGCTGAAGCGCGTCTGCAAGCTGACCGTGTGGGAGAAGCCCTGGCTGAAGGAGAAGGCCCCGCAGGAAGCGTTCAAGGCGTCGTTCGAGTGTCCGGACGGGGCGAAGCGTACCAAGCGTGCAACAGTGGGAGTCGACTGTCTGGGCTGTGCGTCACCGCTGGCGGCCAATGAGTATGGCAACAGCGAGCACCAGGAGCGCATCGACAAGATTCTTTCCTTCCACGGGCTTACGCGCGGAAA CTCGCTGAAGGTCATCAATGCGACTAGCCAGGTCGTGGCCGGCATGAAGTACGTGTACTTCATCCAGCACAACAATGCCGTCTGCAAGCTGACGTCTTGGGAGCGTGTCTGGTTGGCCCAGTCGCATCCGGAGGATGCTTACAAGTACACGTACGACTGCGAAAAGGAGGCGGGCCCGGCGAAGGTACGCACCCGGCGCTCAATCGTCCCCGGTGGATCCCGTTCGCTGTCGCAGGATGAGCTTGCGGCTGCCGAGCACCTGGAGCGTGTGGACAAGATTTTGGTTTCGAGCGGTGGATCGAAGGAATCGTC CAATGCCCGGATTGTGAGCGGAACCGTGCAGATAGTGTCCGGCAAGCTCTACAAATATGCCGTCGAGTTTGACGTGGACGGAAGCAGCAAGCTGTGCAAGCTGTCCTCCTGGGAACGGCCATGGCTGGAGAAGAAGGACCCGACGGAAGCGTACAAGTACACCGTGTCCTGTCCGAGCGAAAAGGCTGCGGCCCGTCAGCGCCGACACGCGAAGAAAGCCGGCAGCTCCAACGAACTGACCGCGGAAGAGCTGAAGGACAAGTCGCACGTGGAGCGCATCAGAGCCGGCATGGTGTCGTACAATTCGGAGCGTTCGAAAGCATACAA TGAGTTTGAAATTCTGGCTGGATCGACGCAACAGGTCGCCGGTTCCCTGTACAAGTACACCTTCCGCGTTACGAGCGAACCGgacattgtgtgcaaaatATCCATCTGGGAGCGCGTGTGGCTGGAGTCGCAGGATCAGCGCAAGTACAACGTCAAATGTACCGGTGACGACGACACGGAACAGCAACCGGATATCAAGAGCCCTCAGCAGCCAGATGCGCCGGCACCAACGCCGGTCACCACCGCCCCGGCCGTAAAGCGCCGATCGGTGCGATCGCTCAAGATCGACGACGATGCGCACGTGCGTCGGATGTTCGATAAGTTCCGGCACCATCATCGCCGTCAGTACGCCAGCTCGATGGAGCATGAGATGCGCTTCAACATCTTCCGCAACAATCTATTCAAGATCGAGCAGCTGAACAAGTTCGAGCGCGGTACGGCCAAGTACGGTGTGACCAAGTTCGCCGACATGACGGTGGCCGAGTATCGGGCGCACACGGGGCTGGTGGTGCCGAAGCACGATCGCGCCAACCACGTCGGCAACCGGGTGGCCTCGGAAGAGGATGTGGCCGGTGTGGGCGATCTGCCGCGGTCGTTCGATTGGCGCGACCACGGTGCGGTGACGGAGGTGAAGAATCAGGGCAGCTGCGGTTCGTGCTGGGCGTTCAGTGCGGTCGGCAACGTGGAAGGGTTGCATCAGATCAAAACGAAGAAGCTGGAATCGTACTCCGAGCAGGAGCTGATCGACTGCGACAAAGTGGACAATGGATGCGGTGGTGGCTACATGGATGATGCTTTCAA GGCTATTGAGCAGCTGGGTGGGCTGGAACTGGAGAACGACTACCCGTACGAAGCGAAGGCACAAAAGTCGTGCCATTTCAACCGCACGCTTAGCCACGTGCAGGTGAAGGGTGCCGTCGATATGCCGAAGAATGAAACCTACATTGCGCAGTACCTGATCAAGAATGGTCCGATCGCGATCGGGCTGAACGCGAACGCGATGCAGTTCTACCGCGGCGGCATATCGCACCCGTGGCATCCGCTGTGCAACCACAAATCGATCGACCACGGTGTGCTGATCGTGGGCTACGGCATCAAGGAGTACCCGATGTTCAACAAGACGCTGCCGTACTGGATCATCAAGAACTCGTGGGGCCCGAGATGGGGCGAGCAGGGTTACTATCGCATCTATCGTGGCGACAACTCGTGCGGCGTCAGCGAAATGGCCTCGTCCGCTATACTAGCGTAG
- the LOC120895234 gene encoding uncharacterized protein LOC120895234 isoform X1: MRPILQLGLVVVVVVAAAATVTRAEEQPNPVTEAEVTSNSNGPTEEPEEEVQSRLTTGLRLEHELVKEQADAPSTVNGSSEGGIVAIHVDAVGGKEQLRPTLRGLSYLATSFLPRDYKFMEIVSATREVVAGVRYELLASAEDETTGQRHLCQLVILEKPWITNEYGEKYRTLEYTNCTLPSTHPAMAETATRLNEAFDANLRQNEELTPQRIEELEQQIVVEKGDVSTTPETQDAPVTGSSSSLPDAATTTEGEEGLSEAAKSAIDELFSFASAGSLQSARSNQGAAAGTEVVEEPMVRKVVAKERSEPEPVTTEPTTTSSTTIAPLDQQVQSTFDEVFKAHQEIQKALDDIIANGGGRDVQLKYRPVLDSLLQRVKASIDTYYRTTNGGDANVDTAAFVVRDNTNVAPNGGRPPARIVPPSASRSEDQSSQESDEGQQQQRQQLPDVNLQPPRANAPTAAATYGADSDEDENDQQIVTKEQLAQELNNEEGLQRVKKHTEGKPEEDTVVDSTTVSDADTAAIGDTTVPAVKNSTPEATTLVVVPSSTSTAANRVATSSSSSSKESDESKKPKRNKTKKTASDSSDDTDEEENDTKDVKLSKEQLARQLNADEGGQRRNKRDFSGGFADGSFGGFSGGSFGGGSYSDGGHYVGGGGYLGGGSYHGGYYIGGYNPYRRKYYRPSPYYYGGYRGKRDVAAVDDFPAELNEQGEEVVKQGELNEHSGNLKPPKIERVTMAFGDSNEEEEDVVLTKEQLAQQLNADDGAFRRDKRGYSSSFDHSSSQQHHGHGYYGGYNVRPSYYNQPPPPPAAYYSYYRGKRNTNAPDSNLVNLDDPVQEASMRAIATEAIQRLDQMDSDPYQRMLLEVLDARRVAQRSDKSRTTYVLSVLTANSRCAEVEEEQESKVTERPCRERLMPDTTKQCTLEVHVLKANADDSQQVQLTKSKCQKQVNNLGGRLVGGATPVDVKEPTHIERVRLGLAGYESGKHSNFEILFGTVQVVAGTIHRYKIALKDDDQKVYSTCDVKVFTPLPSAANGSKPDYDFDCQDEEEAAAAGAHRARRDVVAAPPKKLNKVPKAGAAQELTPEEYAKEEHQTRIRTGLQQQSALVDGSGNERKVKVVGATVQLVAGKSYTYRLSFPDDELKRVCKLTVWEKPWLKEKAPQEAFKASFECPDGAKRTKRATVGVDCLGCASPLAANEYGNSEHQERIDKILSFHGLTRGNSLKVINATSQVVAGMKYVYFIQHNNAVCKLTSWERVWLAQSHPEDAYKYTYDCEKEAGPAKVRTRRSIVPGGSRSLSQDELAAAEHLERVDKILVSSGGSKESSNARIVSGTVQIVSGKLYKYAVEFDVDGSSKLCKLSSWERPWLEKKDPTEAYKYTVSCPSEKAAARQRRHAKKAGSSNELTAEELKDKSHVERIRAGMVSYNSERSKAYNEFEILAGSTQQVAGSLYKYTFRVTSEPDIVCKISIWERVWLESQDQRKYNVKCTGDDDTEQQPDIKSPQQPDAPAPTPVTTAPAVKRRSVRSLKIDDDAHVRRMFDKFRHHHRRQYASSMEHEMRFNIFRNNLFKIEQLNKFERGTAKYGVTKFADMTVAEYRAHTGLVVPKHDRANHVGNRVASEEDVAGVGDLPRSFDWRDHGAVTEVKNQGSCGSCWAFSAVGNVEGLHQIKTKKLESYSEQELIDCDKVDNGCGGGYMDDAFKAIEQLGGLELENDYPYEAKAQKSCHFNRTLSHVQVKGAVDMPKNETYIAQYLIKNGPIAIGLNANAMQFYRGGISHPWHPLCNHKSIDHGVLIVGYGIKEYPMFNKTLPYWIIKNSWGPRWGEQGYYRIYRGDNSCGVSEMASSAILA, translated from the exons ATGCGTCCCATTCTGCAGCTagggctggtggtggtggtggtggtggcggcggctgcgACGGTGACCCGAGCCGAGGAGCAACCGAACCCCGTCACTGAAGCTGAAGTGACCTCGAACAGCAACGGCCCCACGGAGGAACCGGAGGAGGAAGTACAG AGCCGTTTGACTACCGGACTACGCTTGGAGCATGAGCTAGTGAAAGAACAGGCC GATGCTCCTTCAACGGTCAACGGAAGCAGCGAGGGAGGCATTGTGGCGATCCATGTCGATGCGGTCGGCGGCAAGGAACAGCTGCGCCCGACGCTGCGCGGTCTGTCCTACCTGGCGACCAGCTTCCTGCCACGCGACTACAAGTTCATGGAGATTGTGTCGGCAACGCGCGAAGTGGTGGCCGGCGtgcggtacgagctgctcgcCAGTGCCGAAGATGAAACCACCGGCCAGCGGCATCTCTGCCAGCTGGTGATCCTCGAAAAGCCCTGGATCACGAACGAGTACGGCGAGAAGTATCGCACACTGGAGTACACGAACTGCACCCTGCCGTCGACACATCCGGCAATGGCAGAGACGGCGACCCGGCTAAATGAGGCGTTCGATGCGAATCTGCGCCAGAACGAAGAGCTGACCCCGCAACGGATCGAAGAGCTCGAACAGCAAATTGTAGTGGAAAAGGGCGATGTGTCCACCACGCCGGAAACACAAGACGCGCCGGTAACGGGTAGCTCCAGTAGTCTGCCCGATGCGGCGACCACCACTGAGGGTGAGGAGGGGCTAAGTGAGGCGGCCAAAAGTGCGATTGATGAACTGTTCAGTTTCGCTAGTGCCGGTTCACTGCAAAGTGCTCGGTCGAATcagggagcagcagcaggtacTGAAGTGGTAGAGGAACCGATGGTACGAAAAGTGGTTGCCAAAGAACGCTCGGAACCGGAACCAGTCACGACGGAACCAACGACGACGAGCAGCACAACGATTGCACCGCTCGACCAGCAGGTACAATCGACGTTCGATGAGGTGTTTAAAGCGCACCAGGAAATTCAGAAAGCGCTCGACGACATCATTGCGAACGGTGGTGGCCGCGATGTGCAGCTCAAGTACCGCCCGGTGCTAGATTCGTTGCTGCAGAGGGTTAAGGCCAGCATCGACACCTACTACCGCACCACGAACGGTGGTGACGCGAACGTTGATACGGCCGCATTCGTAGTGCGCGACAACACGAATGTGGCGCCCAATGGGGGCAGACCGCCGGCACGTATCGTTCCGCCTTCAGCCTCCCGTAGCGAGGACCAATCCTCACAGGAAAGTGATGaaggtcagcagcagcagcgacagcaaTTGCCGGATGTGAATCTGCAGCCCCCGAGGGCTAATGCACCGACGGCAGCGGCGACGTACGGTGCTGATTCGGACGAGGATGAAAACGATCAACAGATCGTCACCAAAGAGCAACTCGCCCAGGAGCTTAACAACGAGGAAGGTCTGCAGCGTGTGAAGAAGCATACGGAAGGTAAGCCCGAAGAGGACACGGTTGTTGATAGTACGACGGTAAGCGATGCGGATACTGCTGCCATTGGAGATACTACCGTACCTGCGGTGAAGAACAGTACGCCAGAGGCTACGACTCTTGTCGTCGTACCGTCCAGTACTTCCACTGCGGCAAATAGGGTTGCAACGTCATCCTCTTCCTCGTCGAAGGAAAGTGACGAATCAAAAAAGcctaaaagaaataaaacgaagAAAACAGCAAGCGATTCATCGGATGATACCGACGAGGAGGAGAACGACACCAAGGACGTGAAACTATCGAAGGAGCAACTCGCGCGACAGCTAAACGCCGATGAGGGGGGACAGCGACGTAACAAGCGTGACTTTTCGGGCGGATTCGCCGACGGAAGCTTTGGTGGCTTTTCTGGTGGCAGCTTTGGCGGCGGTTCGTATAGCGACGGTGGCCACTATGTTGGAGGTGGTGGTTATCTCGGTGGTGGCTCCTACCATGGCGGCTATTACATTGGTGGGTACAATCCGTATCGCAGAAAATACTATCGCCCTTCGCCGTACTATTACGGTGGTTACAGAGGGAAGCGCGACGTTGCAGCGGTGGACGATTTTCCCGCCGAGTTGAACGAACAGGGCGAGGAggtagtaaagcagggtgaattGAACGAGCATTCGGGAAACCTGAAGCCACCGAAGATTGAGCGGGTAACGATGGCGTTCGGTGACTCGaacgaagaggaggaagacgTGGTACTGACGAAGGAACAACTTGCCCAGCAGCTGAACGCAGACGATGGAGCATTTCGGCGAGATAAGCGTGGCTATTCGTCGTCGTTTGATCATTCCTCAAGCCAGCAACACCATGGCCACGGTTATTATGGTGGATACAATGTGCGGCCGTCTTACTACAAccaaccaccgccaccaccggctGCCTATTACAGTTACTATCGTGGCAAGCGAAACACAAACGCACCCGACAGCAACCTCGTGAACCTAGACGATCCCGTCCAGGAGGCTTCGATGAGAGCGATCGCGACCGAAGCGATCCAGCGCCTGGACCAGATGGATTCGGATCCGTACCAGCGCATGCTGCTGGAAGTGCTCGACGCTCGCCGGGTAGCGCAACGATCGGACAAAAGTCGAACGACGTACGTGCTGAGTGTGCTGACGGCCAACTCGCGCTGTGCGGAAgtggaggaggagcaggagagCAAAGTTACGGAGCGGCCGTGCCGGGAGCGGCTGATGCCGGACACTACGAAACAGTGTACCCTTGAG GTACATGTATTGAAAGCGAATGCGGATGACTCCCAACAGGTACAGCTTACTAAATCTAAATGTCAAAAACAGGTTAACAATTTAGGTGGCAGACTCGTCGGTGGTGCAACGCCGGTGGACGTGAAGGAACCGACGCACATCGAGCGCGTGCGTCTGGGATTGGCTGGATACGAGAGTGGAAAGCATAG CAACTTCGAGATCCTGTTCGGCACGGTGCAGGTAGTGGCGGGCACCATACACCGCTACAAGATCGCGCTGAAGGATGACGACCAAAAGGTGTACAGTACGTGCGATGTGAAGGTGTTCACTCCGCTTCCGTCCGCCGCAAATGGCAGCAAGCCGGACTACGATTTCGACTGtcaggatgaggaggaggcagcagcagctggtgcCCATCGCGCACGACGTGATGTGGTGGCGGCACCGCCGAAAAAGCTCAACAAGGTACCGAAGGCCGGCGCTGCCCAGGAACTGACGCCCGAGGAGTACGCCAAGGAGGAACATCAAACGCGCATCCGCACCGgtctgcagcagcagtcggCACTGGTCGATGGCAGCGGCAACGAGCGGAAGGTGAAGGTTGTCGGCGCAACGGTGCAGCTGGTCGCCGGCAAATCGTACACCTACCGTCTGTCCTTCCCGGACGACGAGCTGAAGCGCGTCTGCAAGCTGACCGTGTGGGAGAAGCCCTGGCTGAAGGAGAAGGCCCCGCAGGAAGCGTTCAAGGCGTCGTTCGAGTGTCCGGACGGGGCGAAGCGTACCAAGCGTGCAACAGTGGGAGTCGACTGTCTGGGCTGTGCGTCACCGCTGGCGGCCAATGAGTATGGCAACAGCGAGCACCAGGAGCGCATCGACAAGATTCTTTCCTTCCACGGGCTTACGCGCGGAAA CTCGCTGAAGGTCATCAATGCGACTAGCCAGGTCGTGGCCGGCATGAAGTACGTGTACTTCATCCAGCACAACAATGCCGTCTGCAAGCTGACGTCTTGGGAGCGTGTCTGGTTGGCCCAGTCGCATCCGGAGGATGCTTACAAGTACACGTACGACTGCGAAAAGGAGGCGGGCCCGGCGAAGGTACGCACCCGGCGCTCAATCGTCCCCGGTGGATCCCGTTCGCTGTCGCAGGATGAGCTTGCGGCTGCCGAGCACCTGGAGCGTGTGGACAAGATTTTGGTTTCGAGCGGTGGATCGAAGGAATCGTC CAATGCCCGGATTGTGAGCGGAACCGTGCAGATAGTGTCCGGCAAGCTCTACAAATATGCCGTCGAGTTTGACGTGGACGGAAGCAGCAAGCTGTGCAAGCTGTCCTCCTGGGAACGGCCATGGCTGGAGAAGAAGGACCCGACGGAAGCGTACAAGTACACCGTGTCCTGTCCGAGCGAAAAGGCTGCGGCCCGTCAGCGCCGACACGCGAAGAAAGCCGGCAGCTCCAACGAACTGACCGCGGAAGAGCTGAAGGACAAGTCGCACGTGGAGCGCATCAGAGCCGGCATGGTGTCGTACAATTCGGAGCGTTCGAAAGCATACAA TGAGTTTGAAATTCTGGCTGGATCGACGCAACAGGTCGCCGGTTCCCTGTACAAGTACACCTTCCGCGTTACGAGCGAACCGgacattgtgtgcaaaatATCCATCTGGGAGCGCGTGTGGCTGGAGTCGCAGGATCAGCGCAAGTACAACGTCAAATGTACCGGTGACGACGACACGGAACAGCAACCGGATATCAAGAGCCCTCAGCAGCCAGATGCGCCGGCACCAACGCCGGTCACCACCGCCCCGGCCGTAAAGCGCCGATCGGTGCGATCGCTCAAGATCGACGACGATGCGCACGTGCGTCGGATGTTCGATAAGTTCCGGCACCATCATCGCCGTCAGTACGCCAGCTCGATGGAGCATGAGATGCGCTTCAACATCTTCCGCAACAATCTATTCAAGATCGAGCAGCTGAACAAGTTCGAGCGCGGTACGGCCAAGTACGGTGTGACCAAGTTCGCCGACATGACGGTGGCCGAGTATCGGGCGCACACGGGGCTGGTGGTGCCGAAGCACGATCGCGCCAACCACGTCGGCAACCGGGTGGCCTCGGAAGAGGATGTGGCCGGTGTGGGCGATCTGCCGCGGTCGTTCGATTGGCGCGACCACGGTGCGGTGACGGAGGTGAAGAATCAGGGCAGCTGCGGTTCGTGCTGGGCGTTCAGTGCGGTCGGCAACGTGGAAGGGTTGCATCAGATCAAAACGAAGAAGCTGGAATCGTACTCCGAGCAGGAGCTGATCGACTGCGACAAAGTGGACAATGGATGCGGTGGTGGCTACATGGATGATGCTTTCAA GGCTATTGAGCAGCTGGGTGGGCTGGAACTGGAGAACGACTACCCGTACGAAGCGAAGGCACAAAAGTCGTGCCATTTCAACCGCACGCTTAGCCACGTGCAGGTGAAGGGTGCCGTCGATATGCCGAAGAATGAAACCTACATTGCGCAGTACCTGATCAAGAATGGTCCGATCGCGATCGGGCTGAACGCGAACGCGATGCAGTTCTACCGCGGCGGCATATCGCACCCGTGGCATCCGCTGTGCAACCACAAATCGATCGACCACGGTGTGCTGATCGTGGGCTACGGCATCAAGGAGTACCCGATGTTCAACAAGACGCTGCCGTACTGGATCATCAAGAACTCGTGGGGCCCGAGATGGGGCGAGCAGGGTTACTATCGCATCTATCGTGGCGACAACTCGTGCGGCGTCAGCGAAATGGCCTCGTCCGCTATACTAGCGTAG